In the genome of Mycobacterium kansasii ATCC 12478, one region contains:
- a CDS encoding aspartate carbamoyltransferase catalytic subunit — MSRHLLAAGDLSRDQATAILDDADRFAQALVGREVRKLPTLRGRTIVTMFYENSTRTRVSFEVAGKWMSADVINVSAAGSSVGKGESLRDTALTLRAAGADALIIRHPASGAARLLADWTRNGEDGPSVINAGDGTHEHPTQALLDALTIRQRLGGIEGRRVVIVGDILHSRVARSNVMLLHTLGAEVVLVAPPTLLPVGAEGWPVTVSYDFDAELPAADAVLMLRVQAERMNGGFFPSVREYSVRYGLSDRRQAMLPGHAVVLHPGPMLRGMEIAFSVADSSQSAVLQQVSNGVHVRMAVLFHLLVGAESAGKEGAA, encoded by the coding sequence ATGAGTAGGCATCTGCTGGCCGCCGGCGACCTGAGCCGCGACCAGGCCACCGCCATCCTCGACGACGCCGATCGGTTCGCCCAGGCTCTGGTCGGCCGCGAGGTCCGCAAGCTGCCGACGCTGCGCGGCCGCACCATCGTCACCATGTTCTACGAGAACTCGACGCGAACTCGGGTGTCCTTCGAGGTGGCCGGCAAGTGGATGAGCGCGGACGTGATCAACGTCAGCGCGGCCGGATCCTCGGTGGGCAAGGGCGAGTCGCTGCGCGACACCGCGCTGACCCTGCGTGCGGCCGGCGCCGATGCCCTGATCATCCGCCACCCGGCCTCGGGTGCGGCGCGGCTGCTGGCCGACTGGACCAGAAACGGCGAGGACGGCCCGTCGGTGATCAACGCCGGCGACGGCACGCACGAGCACCCCACCCAGGCGTTGCTGGACGCGCTGACCATCCGGCAGCGGCTCGGCGGCATCGAGGGCCGTCGCGTCGTGATCGTCGGCGACATCCTGCACAGCCGGGTGGCGCGCTCCAACGTCATGTTGCTGCACACGCTGGGTGCCGAGGTGGTGCTGGTGGCGCCGCCGACATTGCTGCCGGTGGGGGCCGAAGGTTGGCCGGTCACCGTGTCCTACGACTTCGACGCCGAATTACCGGCCGCCGACGCGGTGCTGATGTTGCGGGTGCAGGCCGAGCGGATGAACGGCGGCTTCTTCCCGTCCGTGCGCGAGTATTCGGTGCGCTACGGCCTTTCCGACCGGCGGCAGGCGATGCTTCCCGGCCATGCCGTGGTGCTACATCCCGGGCCGATGCTGCGTGGCATGGAGATCGCCTTTTCGGTTGCCGACTCGTCGCAATCGGCTGTGCTGCAACAGGTTTCCAACGGTGTCCACGTGCGGATGGCGGTGTTGTTCCATCTGTTGGTGGGTGCCGAGTCGGCCGGGAAAGAAGGTGCGGCGTGA
- a CDS encoding dihydroorotase, whose amino-acid sequence MTVFIRGVRLYGEGERVDVLVDDGQIADIGAGLAIPDRADVIDATGQVLLPGLVDLHTHLREPGREYAEDIETGSAAAALGGYTAVFAMANTHPVADSPVVTDHVWRRGQEVGLVDVHPVGAVTVGLAGAELTEMGMMNAGAAAVRMFSDDGVCVHDPLVMRRALEYATGLGVLIAQHAEEPRLTAGAVAHEGPNAARLGLSGWPRAAEESIVARDALLARDAGARVHICHASTAGTVEILKWAKKQGISITAEVTPHHLLLDDGRLAGYDGVNRVNPPLREAADASALRQALAEGIIDCVATDHAPHAEHEKCVEFAAARPGMLGLQTALSVVVQTMVQPGLLNWRGVARVMSENPARIVGLPDHGRPLQVGEPANLTVVDPEATWTVTGSELASRSANTPYESMTLPATVTMTLLRGKVTARDGKSPA is encoded by the coding sequence GTGACTGTGTTCATCCGCGGGGTCCGGCTGTACGGCGAGGGGGAGCGGGTCGACGTATTGGTCGATGATGGCCAGATCGCCGATATCGGCGCGGGGCTGGCCATCCCGGACCGGGCCGACGTCATCGACGCCACCGGCCAGGTGCTGCTGCCCGGCCTGGTCGACTTGCACACCCATCTTCGCGAGCCCGGCCGCGAATACGCCGAAGACATCGAAACCGGCTCGGCCGCAGCGGCTTTGGGCGGATACACCGCGGTGTTCGCGATGGCCAACACCCACCCGGTGGCCGACAGCCCGGTGGTCACCGACCATGTGTGGCGCCGCGGTCAGGAGGTGGGTCTGGTCGACGTGCACCCGGTCGGCGCGGTGACGGTGGGGCTGGCCGGGGCCGAGCTCACCGAGATGGGCATGATGAACGCCGGTGCCGCCGCGGTGCGGATGTTCTCCGACGACGGCGTCTGCGTGCACGACCCGCTGGTGATGCGCCGCGCCCTGGAATATGCCACCGGTCTGGGCGTGCTGATCGCCCAGCACGCCGAGGAGCCCAGGCTGACCGCCGGGGCCGTGGCGCACGAAGGTCCGAACGCCGCGCGGCTGGGGCTGTCGGGATGGCCCAGGGCCGCCGAGGAATCCATCGTTGCCCGCGACGCGCTGCTGGCCCGCGACGCGGGTGCCCGGGTGCACATCTGCCACGCCTCTACCGCTGGTACCGTCGAGATCCTGAAATGGGCTAAGAAACAGGGCATTTCGATCACGGCCGAGGTCACCCCACACCACTTGCTGCTCGACGACGGCCGACTTGCCGGCTACGACGGGGTGAACCGGGTCAACCCGCCGCTGCGCGAAGCCGCCGACGCCAGCGCCCTGCGGCAAGCGCTGGCCGAGGGAATCATCGATTGTGTGGCCACCGACCACGCCCCACACGCCGAACACGAGAAGTGTGTCGAATTCGCCGCGGCGCGTCCCGGCATGCTCGGGTTGCAGACCGCGCTGTCGGTGGTGGTGCAGACGATGGTGCAGCCGGGCCTGTTGAATTGGCGTGGCGTGGCGCGGGTGATGAGCGAGAATCCGGCGCGAATCGTGGGTCTGCCTGACCATGGGCGTCCGCTGCAGGTAGGGGAGCCGGCCAATCTGACTGTGGTGGACCCCGAGGCCACCTGGACGGTCACCGGGTCGGAGCTGGCCAGCCGCTCGGCGAACACCCCCTACGAATCGATGACATTGCCGGCCACTGTGACGATGACCTTGCTGCGCGGGAAGGTCACCGCCCGGGACGGGAAGAGTCCCGCATGA
- the carA gene encoding glutamine-hydrolyzing carbamoyl-phosphate synthase small subunit: MSKALLVLEDGRVFTGTPFGAIGQTLGEAVFSTGMSGYQETLTDPSYHRQIVVATAPQIGNTGWNGEDAESRGDKIWVAGYAVRDPSPRASNWRATGTLEDELIRQHIVGIAGIDTRAVVRHLRSRGSMKAGVFSGAALAEAPDVAELLQRVQGQPPMLGADLAGEVSTPQPYVVEPEGPPGLPRFTVVAFDLGIKTNTPRNFARRGIRSYVLPSSASFDQVADINPHGVFLSNGPGDPATADHVVALTREVLGAGIPLFGICFGNQILGRALGLSTYKMVFGHRGINIPVIDHATGRVAVTAQNHGFALEGEAGQRFDTPFGPAVVSHTCANDGVVEGVRLTDGRAFSVQYHPEAAAGPHDAEYLFDQFVELMEGQ; encoded by the coding sequence GTGAGCAAGGCCCTGCTGGTACTCGAGGACGGCCGCGTCTTCACCGGAACGCCATTCGGCGCCATCGGCCAAACGCTGGGCGAAGCCGTGTTCAGCACCGGCATGTCCGGCTACCAGGAGACGCTGACCGACCCCAGTTATCACCGCCAGATCGTGGTGGCCACCGCGCCGCAGATCGGCAACACCGGCTGGAACGGCGAGGACGCCGAGAGTCGCGGCGACAAGATCTGGGTTGCCGGCTACGCGGTGCGTGACCCGTCGCCGCGAGCCTCCAACTGGCGCGCCACCGGCACCCTCGAAGACGAGCTGATCCGCCAGCACATCGTCGGCATCGCCGGCATCGACACCCGGGCCGTGGTGCGTCATCTGCGCAGCCGGGGGTCGATGAAGGCAGGGGTGTTCTCGGGTGCTGCGCTCGCTGAGGCCCCCGACGTAGCCGAGTTGCTGCAGCGCGTGCAGGGCCAGCCGCCCATGCTGGGCGCCGATCTCGCCGGCGAGGTCAGTACCCCGCAGCCGTATGTCGTCGAACCCGAAGGGCCACCTGGACTACCCAGGTTTACCGTCGTCGCATTCGACCTAGGTATCAAGACCAACACGCCGCGCAACTTCGCCCGGCGCGGGATCCGCAGTTACGTGCTGCCCTCGTCGGCGAGTTTCGACCAGGTCGCCGACATCAACCCACACGGCGTGTTCCTGTCCAACGGGCCCGGTGACCCGGCGACCGCGGACCACGTCGTCGCCCTCACCCGCGAAGTGCTGGGCGCCGGAATCCCGTTGTTCGGTATCTGTTTCGGCAATCAGATCCTGGGCCGCGCGCTGGGACTGTCAACCTACAAGATGGTCTTCGGTCACCGCGGGATCAACATCCCGGTGATCGACCACGCCACCGGGCGAGTCGCGGTGACCGCGCAGAACCACGGCTTCGCGCTGGAAGGCGAGGCCGGGCAACGCTTCGACACGCCGTTCGGTCCGGCCGTCGTCAGCCACACCTGCGCCAATGACGGGGTGGTCGAGGGCGTCAGACTGACTGACGGACGGGCCTTTTCGGTCCAATACCACCCCGAGGCCGCAGCCGGGCCGCACGACGCGGAGTACCTGTTCGACCAATTTGTCGAGCTGATGGAGGGCCAGTGA
- the carB gene encoding carbamoyl-phosphate synthase large subunit, with translation MPRRSDLRHVLVIGSGPIVIGQACEFDYSGTQACRVLRAEGLQVSLVNSNPATIMTDPEYADFTYVEPITPAFVERVIAQQAERGNKIDALLATLGGQTALNTAVALYENGVLDRYGVELIGADFDAIQRGEDRQRFKDIVTKVGGESARSRVCFTMDEVRETVDELGLPVVVRPSFTMGGLGSGMAHSADQVDRMAGAGLAASPSANVLIEESIYGWKEFELELMRDSHDNVVVVCSIENVDPMGVHTGDSVTVAPAMTLTDREYQRMRDLGIAILREVGVDTGGCNIQFAVNPRDGRLIVVEMNPRVSRSSALASKATGFPIAKIAAKLAIGYTLDEIVNDITKETPACFEPTLDYVVVKSPRFAFEKFPGADPTLTTTMKSVGEAMSLGRNFVEALGKVMRSLETKRAGFWTAPDPEGDIDQVLTRLQTPTEGRLYDLELALRLGASVEQAAEASGVDPWFVAQIGELVKLRAELVDAPVLDAELLRHAKHSGLSDRQIASLRPELAGEAGVRSLRERLGVHPVYKTVDTCAAEFEAKTPYHYSSYELDPGAESEVAPQTERPKVLILGSGPNRIGQGIEFDYSCVHAATTLSQAGFETVMINCNPETVSTDYDTADRLYFEPLTFEDVLEVFRAEQQSAVGGPGVAGVIVQLGGQTPLGLAQRLADAGVPIVGTPPEAIDLAEDRGAFGDLLSTAGLPAPKYGTATTFAQARRIADEIGYPVLVRPSYVLGGRGMEIVYDEETLKGYITRATELSPEHPVLVDRFLEDAVEIDVDALCDGTEVYIGGIMEHIEEAGVHSGDSACALPPVTLGRSDIEKVRKATEAIAHGIGVVGLLNVQYALKDDVLYVLEANPRASRTVPFVSKATAVPLAKACARIMLGASISQLRAEGMLVASGDGGNADPYAPIAVKEAVLPFHRFRRADGAAIDSLLGPEMKSTGEVMGIDRDFGSAFAKSQTAAYGSLPAHGTVFVSVANRDKRSLVFPVKRLADLGFRVLATEGTAEMLRRNGIPCDEVRKHFESPQPGRPEMSAVDAIRAGEVDMVINTPYGNSGPRIDGYEIRSVAVAVNIPCITTVQGASAAVQGIEAGIRGDIGVRSLQELHRAIDSRSTDR, from the coding sequence GTGCCGCGTCGCTCCGACTTGCGCCACGTCCTGGTCATCGGCTCGGGGCCGATCGTCATCGGACAGGCGTGCGAGTTCGACTACTCCGGCACACAGGCCTGCCGGGTGCTGCGCGCCGAGGGATTGCAGGTCAGCCTGGTCAACTCCAACCCGGCCACCATCATGACCGACCCGGAATACGCCGACTTCACCTACGTCGAGCCCATCACCCCGGCCTTCGTCGAACGGGTGATCGCCCAACAGGCCGAGCGCGGCAACAAGATCGACGCGCTGCTGGCCACGTTGGGGGGCCAGACGGCGCTCAACACCGCGGTCGCGCTGTATGAGAACGGGGTACTGGATCGCTACGGGGTCGAGTTGATCGGCGCCGACTTCGACGCCATCCAGCGCGGCGAGGACCGGCAGCGGTTCAAGGACATCGTCACCAAGGTCGGCGGCGAATCGGCCCGTAGCCGAGTGTGTTTCACCATGGACGAGGTCCGTGAGACGGTAGACGAACTCGGCCTGCCGGTGGTGGTGCGGCCGTCGTTCACCATGGGCGGACTGGGCTCGGGGATGGCGCATTCGGCCGACCAGGTGGACCGGATGGCCGGCGCCGGGCTGGCAGCCTCGCCCAGCGCCAACGTGCTGATCGAGGAATCCATCTACGGCTGGAAGGAATTCGAGCTCGAGCTGATGCGCGATAGCCACGACAACGTGGTGGTGGTGTGCTCCATCGAGAACGTCGACCCGATGGGTGTTCACACCGGTGACTCGGTCACCGTCGCGCCGGCGATGACGCTGACCGACCGCGAATACCAGCGGATGCGTGATCTGGGGATCGCGATCCTGCGTGAGGTCGGTGTGGACACCGGCGGCTGTAACATCCAGTTCGCGGTCAACCCGCGCGACGGCCGGCTGATCGTGGTCGAGATGAATCCGCGGGTGTCGCGGTCAAGTGCGTTGGCGTCCAAGGCCACCGGCTTCCCGATCGCCAAGATCGCCGCGAAGCTGGCCATCGGTTACACCCTCGACGAGATCGTCAACGACATCACCAAGGAGACTCCGGCTTGCTTCGAACCCACCCTCGACTACGTCGTGGTCAAGTCGCCGCGGTTCGCGTTCGAGAAATTCCCCGGCGCCGATCCGACGCTGACCACCACCATGAAATCGGTGGGCGAGGCAATGTCGTTGGGCCGCAACTTCGTCGAGGCGCTCGGCAAGGTGATGCGCTCGTTGGAGACCAAGCGCGCCGGGTTCTGGACGGCCCCGGACCCCGAAGGCGACATCGATCAGGTGTTGACCCGGCTGCAGACTCCCACCGAAGGCCGGCTCTACGACCTCGAACTGGCCCTGCGGCTGGGCGCTTCGGTGGAACAAGCCGCCGAGGCCAGCGGCGTCGACCCGTGGTTCGTCGCCCAGATCGGTGAACTCGTCAAGCTGCGTGCTGAACTGGTCGACGCGCCGGTACTGGACGCGGAGCTGCTCCGACACGCCAAGCACAGCGGACTGTCGGATCGCCAGATCGCGTCGTTGCGGCCGGAATTGGCGGGGGAGGCCGGGGTCCGATCACTGCGCGAGCGACTGGGCGTCCACCCGGTGTACAAGACAGTGGACACCTGCGCGGCCGAGTTCGAGGCCAAGACGCCCTACCACTACAGCAGCTACGAGCTGGACCCGGGCGCCGAGAGCGAGGTGGCGCCGCAGACCGAAAGACCCAAAGTACTGATCCTGGGATCGGGTCCCAACCGCATCGGGCAGGGCATCGAATTCGACTACAGTTGCGTGCACGCGGCAACCACGCTGAGCCAGGCCGGTTTTGAGACCGTGATGATCAACTGCAACCCGGAGACGGTGTCCACCGACTACGACACCGCCGACCGGCTCTACTTCGAGCCGCTGACCTTCGAAGACGTCCTCGAGGTGTTCCGCGCCGAGCAACAGTCGGCCGTTGGCGGCCCGGGAGTTGCCGGGGTCATCGTGCAACTCGGCGGCCAGACCCCACTGGGGCTGGCACAGCGCCTTGCCGACGCCGGCGTCCCGATCGTGGGCACCCCGCCGGAAGCGATCGACCTGGCCGAGGACCGCGGGGCCTTCGGCGACCTGCTGAGCACCGCGGGCCTGCCGGCGCCGAAATACGGCACCGCAACGACTTTCGCGCAGGCCCGCCGGATCGCCGACGAGATCGGCTATCCGGTGCTGGTGCGGCCATCGTATGTGTTGGGTGGCCGGGGCATGGAGATCGTCTACGACGAGGAGACGCTGAAGGGCTACATCACGCGGGCCACCGAGCTCTCGCCCGAACATCCGGTGCTGGTCGACCGTTTCCTCGAAGATGCGGTCGAGATCGACGTGGATGCGCTGTGTGACGGCACCGAGGTCTATATCGGCGGAATCATGGAACACATCGAGGAAGCCGGGGTCCACTCCGGCGATTCGGCCTGCGCGCTGCCGCCGGTGACGTTGGGACGCAGCGACATCGAGAAGGTACGCAAGGCCACCGAAGCCATCGCGCACGGTATCGGGGTGGTGGGGTTGCTCAATGTGCAATACGCACTCAAAGACGATGTCCTCTACGTCCTGGAGGCCAACCCGCGCGCCAGCCGAACGGTGCCGTTCGTTTCGAAGGCCACCGCGGTGCCTCTCGCCAAGGCCTGTGCCCGGATCATGTTGGGCGCCAGTATTTCTCAGCTGCGTGCCGAAGGCATGCTAGTGGCCTCGGGTGACGGCGGGAACGCCGACCCGTACGCCCCCATCGCGGTCAAGGAAGCCGTGTTGCCGTTTCATCGGTTCCGCCGCGCCGACGGGGCCGCCATCGATTCGCTGTTGGGCCCGGAGATGAAATCCACCGGCGAGGTGATGGGCATCGACCGTGATTTCGGCAGCGCGTTCGCCAAGAGTCAGACGGCGGCTTACGGCTCGCTACCGGCTCACGGGACGGTGTTCGTCTCGGTCGCCAACCGCGACAAGCGCTCACTGGTGTTCCCGGTAAAACGACTCGCCGACTTGGGGTTTCGCGTTCTGGCCACTGAGGGGACCGCAGAGATGCTGCGCCGCAACGGGATTCCGTGTGACGAGGTACGCAAGCATTTCGAGTCGCCGCAGCCGGGCCGCCCCGAGATGTCGGCCGTCGACGCCATCCGCGCCGGCGAGGTCGATATGGTCATCAACACTCCCTACGGCAATTCCGGTCCGCGCATTGACGGCTATGAGATCCGCTCGGTCGCGGTGGCCGTCAACATTCCGTGCATCACCACGGTGCAGGGCGCCTCGGCTGCCGTGCAGGGCATCGAAGCCGGGATTCGCGGCGACATCGGAGTCCGGTCGCTACAAGAATTGCACCGCGCGATCGATTCGCGGAGCACCGACCGGTGA